Within the Maniola hyperantus chromosome 7, iAphHyp1.2, whole genome shotgun sequence genome, the region CGAGCACGGCATCGACCCCACCGGCGCCTACCATGGCGACTCCGACTTGCAGCTGGAACGCATCAACGTGTACTACAATGAGGCTTCCGGCGGCAAGTACGTGCCCCGCGCCATCCTGGTCGACTTGGAGCCCGGCACCATGGACTCTGTCCGCTCGGGACCTTTCGGACAGATCTTCCGCCCCGACAACTTCGTCTTCGGGCAGTCGGGCGCCGGCAACAACTGGGCCAAGGGACACTACACAGAGGGCGCTGAGCTCGTCGACTCGGTCCTTGACGTAGTACGCAAAGAATCAGAATCATGCGATTGCCTACAGGGCTTCCAACTCACACACTCCCTCGGTGGCGGTACCGGCTCCGGTATGGGAACTCTTCTAATTTCCAAAATTCGTGAAGAATACCCCGACAGAATAATGAACACATACTCAGTCGTCCCCTCACCCAAAGTATCAGACACAGTAGTGGAACCTTACAACGCGACTCTCTCAGTTCACCAGCTCGTAGAAAACACAGACGAAACCTATTGTATCGACAACGAGGCTCTATATGACATCTGCTTCAGGACGCTCAAACTCTCCACACCCACCTACGGAGATCTCAACCATTTAGTCTCTCTTACAATGTCAGGTGTCACAACTTGCCTTAGGTTCCCCGGTCAACTCAACGCAGATCTTCGAAAATTAGCAGTAAACATGGTACCTTTCCCACGTCTCCACTTCTTCATGCCCGGATTCGCTCCCCTCACGTCCCGTGGCAGCAGACAGTACCGCGCCCTCACCGTGCCCGAGCTCACTCAACAGATGTTCGACGCCAAGAACATGATGGCGGCGTGCGACCCGCGCCACGGCCGCTACCTCACCGTGGCCGCCATCTTC harbors:
- the LOC117984123 gene encoding tubulin beta-1 chain-like, yielding MREIVHLQAGQCGNQIGAKFWEIISDEHGIDPTGAYHGDSDLQLERINVYYNEASGGKYVPRAILVDLEPGTMDSVRSGPFGQIFRPDNFVFGQSGAGNNWAKGHYTEGAELVDSVLDVVRKESESCDCLQGFQLTHSLGGGTGSGMGTLLISKIREEYPDRIMNTYSVVPSPKVSDTVVEPYNATLSVHQLVENTDETYCIDNEALYDICFRTLKLSTPTYGDLNHLVSLTMSGVTTCLRFPGQLNADLRKLAVNMVPFPRLHFFMPGFAPLTSRGSRQYRALTVPELTQQMFDAKNMMAACDPRHGRYLTVAAIFRGRMSMKEVDEQMLNIQNKNSSYFVEWIPNNVKTAVCDIPPRGLKMAATFIGNSTAIQELFKRISEQFTAMFRRKAFLHWYTGEGMDEMEFTEAESNMNDLVSEYQQYQEATADEDAEFDEEHEQEVEDH